A stretch of the Sphingobacterium thalpophilum genome encodes the following:
- a CDS encoding YtxH domain-containing protein codes for MNDTSKVALALLAGLAAGAALGVLFAPDKGSDTRDKINDSLSDLSDAIRERAEEQFDQLNEFKEKIVSTLRGKINQAEEIVDDDIIEHA; via the coding sequence ATGAATGACACAAGTAAAGTAGCTTTGGCGTTGTTGGCAGGTCTCGCTGCGGGTGCAGCTTTAGGAGTTTTATTTGCTCCGGATAAGGGATCGGATACGAGAGATAAGATCAATGATTCATTAAGCGATTTGAGTGATGCTATTCGTGAGAGAGCTGAAGAGCAATTCGATCAACTGAATGAATTTAAAGAAAAAATTGTCTCCACGCTAAGAGGTAAAATAAACCAGGCAGAAGAAATTGTTGATGATGATATCATCGAGCATGCATAG